The stretch of DNA CTGTAAATTAACGCTCAATTTTTAAATTGGTTGGAGTAGTGGCTGCTATTTTTAGCTGAAGCTAGAACTCCTCATTTAAAAACAGATCCTTCTTATAGTTTGCCTCACTTCTGATCCTCTAACCCCCATCACTAGCATTTGAGCTTGCTATCCTGATCAATTTACTTACTTCCTTTTACTATCTTATTACTTCCTTTTACTATCattgcaaatatttaaaatacaacataAGTTAGAACATAACAGATAATTAAATGACATTATCAATTCTTTAGGTCTGGCCAATATACATACTTTAATCTTTAATATAGTAAACATGCATACAAattgaaaatgtttaaataatactGAAATTTAGATTAATCCTCAGTGTAAGACTTTGCTTATCTGATCTATTAAGACAAGAGCAAAAACAAACTGAAGTGTAGGCAGGCCTTGCCGATGGAAACATGATTTCCAATATCAGATGATCAAATATCACTTCAGTAAGGAAACTTTTCTCAGACCTTCTCATAAATTCTGGTGCAGACCACATCCTTCATTttacattccttaaaaaaaaagaaagagattaatTGAATATCTAAACCTCTACCTAGGGTACAGCAAATTTGTATTAATAACAGATGTTATAAGAAATCTCATAAGATTAAACTCAGAAATCAAATATCAATATGTCAGTTGATATCTGGGAATTCAGAATCATGGCTGTTGAAATAGGGGAAACAGTTTTAACATTGATCTAAGTTACAACAGAGTTATATTTTCTAAGTGGCAAGTTTTTATGCATTATTTGCACAGATTGAAAGCTATTAAAACTTATTTTCAGGACAATCTGCACATTTGCATCATCTggggaatatttaaaaattccaatGGCTCCTCCTCCTTTAAGAAATTTGTTTTCAGTTGATCTGTATTGGGGCTCCCATACTGGTATTTACTTTCTATGTAAATCTGCTGTGGAGCTAGGGATCAGACCCTCTGTACTAAAGGAAAAAACATTCAAAGCACCACATGAATCTATTTATAGTCAAAGTATGTGTTGATTAGTGAGAATAGCACCTCAAAAAAAATTGTTAGAGATCATCTCATATAACCTTTGTCATCATTTTTATCTGCCATCTACAAAAGGTCTCCAATAATCTCAACTTATATTGATGACATGTTTTAGTACAAGTTACTATGGATTCTTGAAAACAATATGCTTAAATATCTACAAATATACTGCAATTGACCGTTTTGCAATGTGATTTGCTTGTAAAACTTagatttgcttttgcttttctcttggtGAGTCTAACCTAACTTatccatacatttaaaaaaatcatttttagatGTTGTTTCTAAAATAGCAGATAGGTTTTGTCATTTCTAAATCTTGAATCTGAACCTGAAGTACCTGTAGATGACTCTATGGTTTGAATATCAAACATTAACTCTGCCTTTATTCTTAACCATTTTTTCCATTTGTAGTCCAAAGAAGAAAGACTGTTTTGAAAATAACATAACCATTTTCTCTATTTAAATGCATTATTTCCATAGTTAGAGTGAAATTACTCACCACCACCATTTTTCCATCCACCAACTTTCTCTTTATTGTTGTCTCTTTGCCATCCCATTTCTGTACTTGATTCAGTGAGCCTCTTGCCAAGGTTACAGTGCTCTGCAGAGACACATTCATATAATTGAATTTCTAAGACTTTGATTAAAGAAGCAGTTCATTCAGTACTGAATCATTTTCATAACAGATGTTTCATGAGGCACATTCATTTTTCAACAGAATGAAGTGGGCTACCCTTTTGAACACTAGTGGGAATAATCTGTCTCAAAGCAGTTGATGGAACTAACTTTGAAGAGAAACAATAAAGTTTACCTTTGTTTTTCTATTGTCAGCTGTGGTTTCTTCAAATTCCTGGCCTAGCTTGAAGGAGATCTCTGTGTTTTTAAAGGGACTTTCAGTTCTTATGGTTATAATATCCCCTTTCTTGCTGATGATCACTCTGGGTTTGGCCAAGTTTCCCAGTTTTCTGGTGGCTAATCCCACACCTGAAAATCAAGATAGTGTTAGAATTTTGTTGACTCAGAGAGCATCTACCTAAAGGGATTATATGGGTGGTTACATTTTATGCTCAGCTGTGCTTCGTGTGTGTAGGTGGCAGATAATATCACTTACTACTAAGGATCTCCTCCCATGTTTCATCACCTGATGGAAACACATGCCCACCAACatggatatttaaaattttgttattacAATAGTAATGTCTGAAGATTTTAAACACAGAAGTATTTAGCCTAAATAGTGCAAGTCATCTACTTTTACCTTATCCAATCCCATGCTCCATTGAGAAGCACTAATTAGAGTTTTGTATGGATCATTCCAGGCATTTTAGTTTGTACAAATAAATattgtagatatatttttaaaatgagactaTGACTTATATATGCTCTTCTATGGTTTTTTCCCTCTGTAATATATTACAGATATAGATAAGAATTCTTCCCACATCCTTGATGGAAACTCATTTCTGAAAGTTTGTTGTAGTCCCTAAATTATTTGTACCACTGCAAATGatagagataaataaaataattaaaaaatatttttccatttgataGCAAAACAAAATTAGACTCAAGTATCATTACTGTATTACTCGATTAtagaaatacatagaaaaatagaaatgtaaaatgagagagacacaaaaagaaaaaacctagttatatataaatatacatgtatttatggctatatatacataaagtcagagaaggcgatggcaccccactccagtactcttgcctgaaaaatcccatggacggaggagcctggtaggctgcagtccatggggtcgctaagagtcggacacgactgagcgatttcactttcacttttcacttttctgcattggagaaggaaatggcaacccactccagtgttcttgcctggagaatcccagggacgggggagcctgatgggctgccatctatggggttgcacagagtcggatacgactgaagcgacttagcagcagcagcatacataaagAAGTGTGAAGAATTAGAGCCAATAAAGGATTATGagctgtattctttttttctgattctgaTTAATTGTTTCTTATTTGATGTGATTTTGGACTATGTTTTTCAAACTAAACTTCTGCAATAGAGCCTAAGAATCTACATTTCACCAAGCCTCAAGGTGTCCTTTTGCACTTTAAAATTTGACAATGATTCAGTTAGGGAGTCTTTTATTGAGATGTTCTTATATTTTGCTTCTGTCTCAGCTGTACAGTGAAATCCATAGATCTAACCAAACTTAGAGTATGAATCTATTCCCATAAGCTCCCATAGTTTTCCAGGCAATGCAACatgattttgcttattttatctAAAAATAGAAGCCTTCTTAAAAGCTTTCTGAATAGGTAAAATTACTGGTACTTTGATGACCATAGATACCTGAGGTCAttggcttctttctctccttatttATACAGCTCTGGAAATTTCCAAAGACTGTTCACACCACTTGTGCTCATATCTATGGAACATTTCCTAGAAATAGCTGCAAATAAAGCTGATGGTGGTCATGACTAGACTTTCTGTCTCTATCCACTGCTCCAACTGAAGGAAAGCATGATATTAGTGTAATCGAACTGGAATTCATTGTCACAACAAACTTCCTTTTTCCTCAATAACTTTCCTAGACTGAATATCCTGCTTTATGAAGCATTCACTTTTCACAAACATTTATCCACATACTTATGTAATATCAGACAATCTAGAGgtagagaaagaaaattctggCTTAGCTAAATAGCACTTTTAAATGGAGGTTTTCCATTAACTTTAGTATATTTAACTCTTTACTTCATGAACACTTTAGTTGTTATAAAACTAACTTTCAGAAGAGCTGAAGAATGGGTTGACTAAGtttctaagatttctttcctCTGGGTTTGAACCAAAATCCTATTGATATGAAACTGCCTTTGAAATCGGTAGGCATTCTAATGCATTTAAGCAGCTCTTATTTGAGTTAAAGTCTATTAAAATTGCCACAAACATAGTGAAAATTATCTGATTGACACCATGGAAGATTAATCCCAGAAGAGGGTTGTACTTCAACCTGTGAAGCTCCCAGACTCCTGGGAAAGGAGTTAGAAGGAAATAGTCAATGCATTTTTCTCAAAAAGGATCTTCTTAATTAGAACAACAAAGAACATTTCTTACCCAGAGCTTTCATGTACTCATCAAAGTTCTCACTGGAGACAAGTTTCCAGGTGCCTAGGAATTTGTTGCTCATTGTGATGGATGAGAATTCAACCCAGTGGTAGGTGAGATTCAGGAGACTCAAATAAGATGCTGAAGCCTCAGAAGATTCTTTTCAAAGATGTCTGAAGCATGTGACTCTTACAGAGACCCAATggggaaaagcagtgtcaggacTGGGCAATGAATGGCTCTTCAATTATCCACTGGGACAAAAGGAAACCTCACATAATGTCTCCTTCAGTCtccaaaaatgtttataaaagtcAATGAGAGTACTatttgaatctttaaaaattttggttGATCTTACATTTTTAAGAAGTGCTTCGGTCCTTAACACTTTGAAAAAGAGTCCATAAATTGAGCCCTATACTGTATTAAATTATATgggcatgaatgaatgaatacgtgtgtgtgcgtgtgtgtgtgtgcttaggcATCTTGCTCACTCTCAATCCTGAGTCTGCACAATTAAGAATTCTtattgaaagagaagaaagagaggaaaaatgtcCATGAGTATTGTGATAACTGCCTCAAATATGTTGTGGGAGAGAAATGCAGGAGAACAGTGTGAGGACGTATTCATAGGTAAGGAAGGCTTGGAATAGTTGGCATATCCAAGGCAGGCAGAGTAGGCAGACAATACGGTCAGTTTATTGCAGCAGAGCACAGAAATTGCTTTCATGGGTGAATAAAAAGAGTAGCACTAAAACATGCTCTTTGACCATAGCAAagattttaatcttaaaaaaacatttcAGGTCCAAATTAAGCAGGTTCTTGGTTAATAAAACAAGTTTGAGTCCTTTAAAATAAGTCTATAGTTTTAGAAaggatattttataaaaataatatatattgagAGCTCAATAGTCACCATGATAAGTGCTTCTTATGGATTATTATATATGATCCTTTCAACAACTCCAAGAGTAAGGCATTATTATTGCATCCATCTTATCAATGAGAAAACTGGAACTTGGGGAGGTTAGGTAGCTTGTGTCCAAACTTGAATAAGGAGAGGTATGATTTGAACCTGGTATCGTTTCTCAGTGCATAGATGTTAGACCAATATTTTACACTGCTTCTGctataatatgggcttccctggtggctcagaggttaaagcgtctgcctccaatgcgggagacccgggttcgatccctgggttgggaagatcccttggagaaggaaatggcgatccagtccagtattcttgcctggagaatcccatggacggagaagcctagtaggttatagtccatggggtcgcagagtcggacacaactgagcgacttcaccttcaccttcaccttctgcTATAATATATATGCTGGAGGTCCTGGCCAAAGATCAGGCAACACGCTGATATCACCATGACTGGATAGAGACATTCACTCTCTGCTCGAAAAGCAAGAGAAGTGTGACTTctcgggtggtccagtggttgggaatccacttgccaaagcaggggacatgggttcaatcctggggtgggaagatcctaaGTGCCACACAGCAACTgaacccaggagccacaactactgaccccatgtgctgcaactagtGAAACCCGCAtgcctagagactgtgctctaaaacaagaaaagccacccaTGAGACGgccgtgcaccacaatgaagagtagcccctgcttgcggCAACTCAAGAAAGCcggcacagcagtgaagacccatcGCAgacgaaaataaataaatcatttataaaacaaaagaggTGAAAGTCAAAAGATGAAGTATCCATGTTGTATGATACATCAGACTCCCAGTCTTAGACCAAGCGGAGCAAATATGAAAACACTTTGAGCATAAGTGTCACTCTTGGGAATACCAAGTAGATACCATACCCCTTCCTAACAGGTTTTTCATGCTGACATTAATCCTGGCCTTGAGACAATGGATATTACCAGGTTACATGTTTAGTACACAGTTTGGCACTCTTCCTAATAATTAAAATAACCGAATCTATTTACCCACAACAGGAGAATCACTGACCTCTAGGTCTCAGGTTACCAATATCATAGTTGTACCATCACCATTGCAGTTATGTGTTTAGAGTCCAAGTTGGGTtgaaaaaatgcaaaatcatACACAGTGGATCCAAAAATCATCTTAAATTACTTGTGCCTGGATGATTCAAGGTGGGAATGAAATAGTAACTAGAACAATTCCTCTGTTAGCTGGCTAACCCAATCCTAGGCCAGGAGAATGTAACTGGAGGAAGTATATTGTACTGGGATAGAAGAAACAGTTATGAAAGAAAGGGTTTTTGATTAGCAGAATGTGTTATTTTCTAAAACacttaattaaaatgaataatgctAGGATTTGTGTCTTCAAAAATTTAGGTATTTTGCCTAAATCTCTAAGtagaatataaaaagataatacaaatgaacatatatagaaaaatagaaacagactcacagagaaaacaaattagCAGTTACAAGTGGAGAGGGGGAAAAGCAGAGGTGCATGTTAGGGGTGCAGAGTAAGAGACATAAAGTActttgtataaaacagataagcagcaAGGATATATTATTTAGCATAGAGAAGTATAGCCATTATCTCTTCATAATGTTttggagtataatctgtaaagtgactgaatcattatgctgctcatctgaaactaacataatgttgtaaacatttcagttcagttcagttcagtcgctcagtcgtgtccaaatctttgcgaccccatgaatcgcagcatgccaggcctccctgtctatcaccgactcctggagttcactcagactcacatccatcgagtcagtgatgccatccagccatctcatcctctgtcgtccccttctcctgctgcccccaatccctcccagcatcagagtcttttccaatgagtcaactcttcacctgaggtggccaaagtactggagtttcagctttatacttcaataaaaagtaaataaccaTGCCCATAGGGTTATTCCTGAACTCTCAGCTCAGTCATTCTTCTCTACCTTTGGAGTGACAGCCTTTAGATTTCAATTCAATCATCTTTCCTGATATTTTCTAGTATATCTTCATTTAGCACTCAAAGCAATTAGTCATTTAACATGttaacttttattaattttggACATTACTTCATTAACATGAATGTCATGCACCGAAGTCTTGATTCCTGTGTGTGGGGGATGAGACGTGATTATATTCACATAATacaaggtaaaagaggagagtaaaaaagctgacttaaagctcagtcttcaaaaatgaagaacatggcatctagtcccatcacttcatggcaaatggatggggaaacaggggaaacagtgacagactttattttcttgggctcccaatcacttcagacagtgactacagccatgaaattaaaaagatgtttgctccttggaagaaaagctataacaaacctagacagtgtattaaaaagcagaggcatcactttactaacaaaggtccatacagtcaaagttgTGATTTTTCCcatggtcgtgtatggatgtgagagttgggccataaagaaggctgagtgccaaagtattgattctttcaaactgtggtgctggagaagactcttgagagtctctcagacagtaaggagatcaaagcagtcaatcctaaaggaaatcaaccctgaatattcattggaaggactgatgctgtagctgaagctccaatactccatacttcggtcacctgatgcaaagagccggctcactggaaaagaccctgatgcaggaaaagattgagggcaggaggaagaggaggtggcagaggaagagatggttggatggcatcaccaattcaatggaaatgagtttgagcaaattccgtgagatagtgaaggacagggaagcctggcgtgccgccattcatggggtcacaaacagtcagatacaagtgaatgactaaacaacagctatTCACATAAAGGCCCAAGTACTTAACCCCATGCATGCATACAGTAGGTAATCGTTTGTttactgactgaatgaataaatgaaatgtaaattttGTGCTTATGAGGGATTTTCTTTGCATTAAATCATATAGCAAATATGAAAGTATCTAAAATTCATGCTTATAATCAATAATATGATTCTTCTAaacttcctttcctcttcttctcttccttccatttGCATACACTCTAGAGTCATGGAAAGAGAAAGGCTGTGAGTTACACTTCAGTATAAAACTTAGTCGTAGTACCCATTCCTTCATTTAATCACTCCATTGGTCAGTGGCAAAGCAGGCGGTTCTTTCCCTTTCAGGACGACACTATCTTAGGATAGCACTAGGAAAGTGCATGTGAAATAATTCCAGGGTTCGTAGTTCATATGCTCACTGCATGCACACAGATAATAGTTCAACATGAATTTATTGAACTGAAGTAGCACTGGAGATAACATGGTGAATGAAACAACTCTTCCTGCCCTCATGGGCCTTATACTCCAGTTAGGAAGACATGCATTAAACAGACACTCAGAGACATTTTAGAATatgcaattattatttttttttatcatttgcaGATGGAGACAATGAATGACACTAAAGAGTCAGTGAACCATTTCTATGTTGGAAGATACTTTTCATAATTTCTTACACACTAGATGCCCTGATTCCAATAGTCTTATTTATCTTCAGAACTCAGACACTAGGGCATCTGGTGCTCCTCCAGACATCTATTTGACCGAATGTGACAATGGCAATGCAGGCTTGATAGCTTCCTCCTTCAGGTTGCAAGTAAGCGTTTTCGTCTCATCTTAAAAATGCTGAGATTAAAGTTGTTTTCTTAATGAAAACCATTTCTTGGAGCTTTCTCAGCCACCAGTGGGTATTTGATTTTTTAGTTACTATAGTGACAGTTGCATTATGCTGCCCAAAGGAAGTTAATAGCTTTTCTTTTGTTGAATGGCAATAAATAGAGGGAAGAACTAGCTAGTCATTCCTCCAAACAATGCAATTAGCTTTGTTTTTCCTAGGCTTGAACATACATTGCCTCTTTTCCAGAGACTGGTCAGTGTTTTTCTCTAGTTATTAGAGAATATACAGAGCTAGTCACAGTTTTTTCTACtccatttgcatttcttcttaGAGAGAAAGTGATATCAACAACATTAAAATAGGTAGTATTTTTCAGGCATTAGCACAAAGAGCTGTAGGAAACACTTTTCAGGACTCAGCCATCTGCTCCCTTACAgtctatgggagaaggcaatctCTTCAAAATAATTCACTTGCAAAGCATAGTGAAAAgtgtgtgagtatatgtgtgagtgtgtgtatgtagcTTTATTTCATAAGGAACAAATATAAACTCACAAAAATTCTGATGATTTTCTAACCATGTGTTATCCAGGTTGCCTACTTTATTTCCttgatcacattttaaaattttttcaataattGAGATGGTATAATAtggtttatgggcttcccaggtagctttagcagtaaagaatccacctgccaacgcagaagacacaagagatgtgggtttgatccctgggtcaggaaaatcccctggaggaggaaatggcaccccactccagtattcttgcctggaaaattccatggacagcctgtcaggctatagtccatggggcaatgaacagtcagacataactgagtgattgaGAACACACAATGTGgtttacatacacatatgtatgtgtatacacacacacacacacacacacgtatttcaGGTAAGGTAAAGTTAGATCATAGAATCAATTCATGTATATACTgtactttcatttattcatgtcaAACCATGCCTTCCTTCAAACAATGGAAAACTAGTTTTGTAGTTAAATTCTAGCCTGTAACGTGCTCATGATTGGGGATACTTGGTGAAAATACATTATCTTAAATGGGCACACTAACTCAGTAATGTGAGCTGCTGCCATGAACCCCAGGATTTcagaagtttatttcttgctcCCTGTATTGTCCACTGCAGGTGCTCCTGATCTATGGGTAGCTTTACTCCATAGAGAAAGGCTCAGAGGCTTTCAATTTCATTTCATGCCTATAGCACCCTTCAGATTTCAGAGTCCTCTCCTCCAAGCAGCCAGGGGTTAGGGGAGCTGAAAAAGACACACTTGCCTCTTTATTCTCTTGACCTAGAAGTGGCACATGTCACTTCCACCTAGACTCTGATGCAAGAAATAGTCACATGACCCCAAGGACACAGGTGGGTACTAAGCCATGTCTGGCTTGCAGATGCTTCTCAATGCCAATACTGTATTGGCAAGCCCAGATATCTAGTGGGAAATTAACTATCTCTTCTGTATTCAAATCTGGGCACACTAAGTCCTGACATTATGTCTGAATAACTATCTTAAAGTCTATATTCTGATAGAATGTTATAAGGAACTTGGAATACTGGTCTAGCTTTACCATCTACCAAATGGATAGCATTTGAGTTGTAGCTTTATCACCTCTACAATATTGATTGTTCTgagaaccaaaaaagaaaaccttttgaaATTGTTTTGTAACTTATGTATTGACAGATGAACTCTATGTTACCAAGTAAACCAGAATTGACTTCTCCCAAATCCCATTTCTAACTGATTAGTTGCTCCTAGACCCTGCCTGCCTCTGCTGTAACACTCTTCTAATCCAGCTTTGTCTGCCCACTGTTTTAGTGCATATGCCTTCAGTTCTGTGGTTCCTATTCTTTGCATTCTAATTGCCTTATTATCTGGGAAGGGGATGTGGGAAAAATGAGAAGACATGAGGGATTCCCTGTGCTGGCCCATTGAAGGATGTCTCATTTAGCCTCATCACAAACTTGTGAATTAGGCAGCCTCCATTTTGCAAAGGAGAAAACCAAAGTGGGTGAACAGCTCATTCAAGCTCACAAAACAGTCAGTGGCAGAAGCAGGATTCAAGTCCTGCTCTGTCTGGTTCTCAAATTTCATTTCCTGCAATGTGTTTCAGAGGGTAGCAGTCACTTCCCGTTCTATCATGAGGCTCGTTGTTAGAAGGTTCCTCCCAACTCTGACCCCCTCAAAAAATTACTCAAGGTCTAGATACCAACATTCAAAGTGGACAGACTATAGTTTTctgtaaatgtttaaaatagaaataaatcaagGATTAGGTTATGTCCTGATTTCTTCATCCTAAATTTCTGTCTATTTTCTGTTACTAGCTTTGAAATAGTTAGTTGTCTTTTAATCACTTTCAAAGCAtgttcttttatgatttttacaCTTTTGtgcaaatatatggaaattaaatacactaaaaatgttcaaaataaattACCTTTGTCAGCGGTTTTCTAAATAGTATTGGgtagcaaaaaaagaaatctggtgAGTTATTCATTG from Ovis aries strain OAR_USU_Benz2616 breed Rambouillet chromosome 9, ARS-UI_Ramb_v3.0, whole genome shotgun sequence encodes:
- the LOC101113077 gene encoding myelin P2 protein produces the protein MSNKFLGTWKLVSSENFDEYMKALGVGLATRKLGNLAKPRVIISKKGDIITIRTESPFKNTEISFKLGQEFEETTADNRKTKSTVTLARGSLNQVQKWDGKETTIKRKLVDGKMVVECKMKDVVCTRIYEKV